The proteins below come from a single Ochotona princeps isolate mOchPri1 chromosome 13, mOchPri1.hap1, whole genome shotgun sequence genomic window:
- the FAM241B gene encoding protein FAM241B, which translates to MVRILANGEIVQDDDPRVRTTAPAAATAASGSSSSRQGFLHRGHGAAPGGPGPRQQQQQAGARLGAALSPFHDLNRQLMHMGFPQWHLGNHAVEPVTSILLLFLLMMLGVRGLLLVGLVYLVSQLSQR; encoded by the exons ATGGTGCGGATCTTGGCCAATGGGGAGATCGTGCAGGACGACGACCCCCGGGTGAGGACCACCGCCCCCGCAGCAGCCACGGCAGCTAGCGGCAGCAGCAGTTCCCGACAG GGCTTTCTCCATAGGGGCCACGGGGCCGCACCAGGGGGCCCTGGTCCccgccaacagcagcagcaggcaggtgccAGGCTGGGAGCTGCGCTGTCCCCCTTCCACGACCTCAACCGGCAGCTGATGCACATGGGCTTCCCACAGTGGCATCTGGGCAACCACGCTGTGGAACCTGTGACCTCCATCCTGCTCCTGTTCCTGCTCATGATGCTCGGCGTCCGGGGCCTGCTGCTCGTGGGCCTGGTCTATCTGGTGTCCCAGCTGAGTCAGCGGTGA